TATTTCCTGGTCATCCCGCCCCTACCAAGGGATTCCAAAATTGGAATTGCTGTACCGCCAGACAGGGCGTTGCTCCCACTGAAGATTATTGGTAGACTGTGAGTATGGAAGCAGTTACCTTACATGCACACTTTGACGGAAAGCAGATCGTACTCGATGATCCGTATGAACTTCAGCCCGATGCCAGACTCCTGGTTACGGTGATTCACGTGCCCCCTGCTGAAAGAAACAGGTGGCTCAAGCTCTCTTCTCAAGGGTTGGCCGCGGCTTATGGGGATGAAGAGCCAGATTATCCCTTGACGTTGGTTAAGGAGCCGAATCCAACCTATGAAACAGGGTGATGTCGTTTTGACGCCACTTCCCCAGGCTGATGGACAAATCAAGAACCGGCCAGCGCTTTTCCTGCGGGTAATGCCCCCCTTTAACGACGTGCTGGTTTGTGGTATTAGCACGCAGCTTTACCAAAGGGTTCCGAGTTTTGATGAGCTTATTGTCCACTGGGATAGTGATTTTGGTAACAGTGGGTTAGTTGCTGATTCAGTCATACGTCTTGGTTTTCTGGCAGTGATACCCCAAAACAAACTAATTGGGAGTATAGGCTCCATATCTCCAGAACGGCATAGACGCCTCCTTGAAAATCTAAGCGACTACCTCCTTGCCGTTTAGGCGTAGCCACAATATTATCGCTAGCTGCCTGTCGGAAAAAGAAAGATAGAACGCAGATTTCGCAGATTTTTACAACCAAAAGAGCCTGAATCCGCGTTTTCCGCGTTAATCCGTGTCCCCAAAGAGAAGAAAAAAGAGTTCTCCGACAGACTGCTACAAGAGTTGTGATGCCTGTAGGCAGCGTATATCAAGTCTAAAAGCAAAAGCGACCGCCTGGGCGGTCGCTTCTAGTTGGGTAGCAATGGGAACGGGTGGAAATTATTGCATCTTGGCGGAGACGGCAGGACCTTCGGGCATGACCAGCCACAAGATGAGGTAGGCGAGGAGGCCGGGGCCGCCGGCGAGGGTCATGATCACAAAGAGAAGGCGGATCAGGGTGGGGTCGGTGTCCAGGTATTCGGCAATGCCGGCAGCAACGCCGGCAACCATGCGATTATCCTGAGAGCGTACAAGTCGTTTTTCGTTCATCGTTTATCCTTCCTCGGTTAATTCGCGGTGGCGAAAGAATGATTTTCTTGAAAGCAAAAGCTACGCCCTATACGCACTGTCTGCCGCCGGGTTGCGGCAGCCCTGACTATCCTCCATGTTGCGCGGCTGTTATTGAGGGATGAATGCCGGCAATTCATACGACCCCACCACACGTACATAATTCGCCCGCTCAAACGCCGCCGGCGCGCCGCAGTGAATCTGGCTCAAACTCCCCTGCAACTGCGCCACCGACTCATACTCATGCTCAACCAACCACATCTCCACCTGCCCCAGCACCCGTGCCAGATGTTCCACACCCTCATGCAGCAGCGCCGACGCCATCATCGTCACGCTGGCCCCCGCCGCCAGTCCCTTCAGCACATCCTCCGCCGTATGCACGCCCGTGGTCAACGCCAGGTCGGCGCGCACCCGCCCATAGAGAATGGCGATCCAACGCAGCGGCAGGCGCATCTCATAGGAAGAGCTAAGCACCAGATTCGGCACAACCTCCAGGTTTTCCAGGTCCAGATCGGGCTGATAGAACCGATTAAAAAACACCAGGCCATCCGCGCCCCCGTCAGACAGGCGGCGGGCCATGTTCCCCATGGCGCTGAAATATGGATTCAGCTTCATTGCCACGGGAATAGAAACAGTCGCCTTCACGTCCCGCAGCACGTCCAGGTAAATCTGCTCCACTTCCGTTGACTCCAGGTCAAGGTTCGTGGGCAAGAAATAGACATTCAACTCCAGCGCATCCGCACCCGCCTGTTCAATGTCGCGCGCGTAGCGCACCCAACCGCCGGTAGAAACGCCGTTCAGACTGGCAATCACGGGGATGTCCAGCACCCGTTTGGCTTTGGCGATATGCTCCAGGTAGGCGTCCGGGCCAATGTGACGATAGGCAGGCGCTTCGGGGAAATAGGAAAGGGCTTCCGCGAAACTCTCCGTGCCCTGCGTCAGGTAACGGTCCAGGGTGCGACTTTCGGCGTTGATTTCCTCCTCAAACAGAGAGTAGAGAACAATCGCCGCCGCGCCCGCGTCCTCCAACTGCCGCAAACCGCTGATGTGGCGCGTAAGGGGTGATGAAGAGGGCACAAACGGGTTTTTGAGCGGCAGGCCCAGGTATGTCGTGGTTAAGTCCATGATTATCTCCTAACTGCTCAGGGGCAACGCACGTGAACCATGCGTCGCCCCTTCAATCGCTAAGGACTGACGATGAAATAAAGTACGGAATTGCATCGTCAGTTTGAAGGAACGGTAAGGAAACAACTTCGTTGTCTTATTTAATTCCCGTTCCTAACTTAATTGGGGACAGCCACTAAATAGCGGTCCTTTACCCCTTTCCAATCTCCGCCAGCCGCTGGTAGGTCTCCCAGCGCATTTGCACGTCTTGCTGCGCCAGTTCGAGCAGTTTGGCGGCCCGGTCGGGATGGCTTTGCGTGAGCATCCGGTAGCGGCCTTCACGATAGATGTACTCATCCAGCGGCAACCGCGGCGGCCGGGAGTCCAGTTCGAACGGATTCTCGCCGACAAAGGCGCGATCCGGGTTATAGCGGTAAAGCGGCCAGTAGCCGGAATCAACGGCCGCGGCTTGCTGCTCCAGGCCATACTTGAGGTCGTAGCCGTGGGCAATGCAGTGGCTGTAGGCAATGATCAGGGAAGGGCCGTCGTATGCTTCCGCTTCCAGCATGGCTTTGATCGTTTGCGCGTCTTTTGCTCCGAAGGCGACACGCGCCACGTAGATGTTGCCGTAGCTGATAGCCAGCAGACCGAGGTCTTTCTTGGGCAGGGGCTTGCCGGCGGCGGCGAATTTGGCGACCGCGCCGCGTGGGGTGGCTTTGGACATTTGGCCGCCGGTGTTGGAGTAGACTTCGGTGTCCAGGACGAGGATGTTGACATTGCGCCCGGAGGCGAGGACGTGGTCCAGGCCGCCGTAGCCGATGTCATAGGCCCAACCGTCGCCGCCGACGATCCAGACGCTCTTTTTCACGAAGACGTCGGCCATGCTGAGGAGATTTTGCAGGTTGTTTTTGATGCCGGCATCTCTCTCACCCGCAATCAACTCCTGCAACCGATACTTCAACTCCGCCACCCGTCCCCGCTGTTCCTGCACCTTCGCCTCATCCACCTGCTCCGCATACAGAATAGCATTCACCAGCCCATCACCGATTTGCGTGCGCAAATCTCGCAGCAGCACTGAAGCCGCTTCCAGTCGCTGATCCAGCGCCACCCGCATCCCCAGGCCAAATTCCGCATTATCCTCAAAGAGCGAATTCGACCAGGCCGGGCCGCGCCCATCCGCATTTTGCGCCCACGGCGTCGTGGGCAAGTTGCCGCCGTAGATAGACGAGCAACCCGTGGCATTGGCGACCAGCGTGCGGTCGCCGAACAAACGGCTGAGCAGGCTGAGGTACGGCGTTTCGCCACAACCCGCGCACGCCCCAGAAAACTCAAACAGCGGCTGCAAAAGCTGCGAATACTTCACCTGGCCCACAGGCAAATCCTTGCGCTCTATTTCCGGAAGCCGCATGAAGAAATCCCAATTTTCCCGCTCCTGCTCTCGCAGCGGCGCCTGGTCCGCCATGTTGATGGCCTTGAATTTCGGCTGTCGCTTGTTCTTCACCGGGCACACCTCCACGCAAAGCGTGCAGCCCGTACAATCTTCGGGAGCCACCTGCAAGCTGTACAACTTGTCGCCATACTCCTTGTAGC
This genomic stretch from Ardenticatenales bacterium harbors:
- a CDS encoding dihydroorotate dehydrogenase-like protein; translated protein: MDLTTTYLGLPLKNPFVPSSSPLTRHISGLRQLEDAGAAAIVLYSLFEEEINAESRTLDRYLTQGTESFAEALSYFPEAPAYRHIGPDAYLEHIAKAKRVLDIPVIASLNGVSTGGWVRYARDIEQAGADALELNVYFLPTNLDLESTEVEQIYLDVLRDVKATVSIPVAMKLNPYFSAMGNMARRLSDGGADGLVFFNRFYQPDLDLENLEVVPNLVLSSSYEMRLPLRWIAILYGRVRADLALTTGVHTAEDVLKGLAAGASVTMMASALLHEGVEHLARVLGQVEMWLVEHEYESVAQLQGSLSQIHCGAPAAFERANYVRVVGSYELPAFIPQ
- a CDS encoding type II toxin-antitoxin system PemK/MazF family toxin, with translation MKQGDVVLTPLPQADGQIKNRPALFLRVMPPFNDVLVCGISTQLYQRVPSFDELIVHWDSDFGNSGLVADSVIRLGFLAVIPQNKLIGSIGSISPERHRRLLENLSDYLLAV
- a CDS encoding PspC domain-containing protein, encoding MNEKRLVRSQDNRMVAGVAAGIAEYLDTDPTLIRLLFVIMTLAGGPGLLAYLILWLVMPEGPAVSAKMQ